A region from the Parasphingopyxis sp. CP4 genome encodes:
- a CDS encoding DUF58 domain-containing protein encodes MIYPTARAVILAGLGAPVALVIGVVIPQFWYLGLVWIVMIAALIGLDALTAKRSGQLDSEIEKPATIGVGSPFTVTSRLRFLASDGTVDRRNAPNRIELALSVDDKLDGGGGRRTEGPMIDGQAEVDQIFTPNRRGKAQIGHLWARWTGPLGLAWVQRRDHFGAEIIVTPDIGFIQDKGIQLYLRDAAYGLIAQLDRGDGTEFDSMTEFQSGMDRRTIDWKQSARHTELLAKEYRTERNNHIVFALDCGRTMCEPVAGLPRVDRAISAALLTAYVALRAGDRTSLFAFSGRPQIASPTVTGTRNFSTLQRSAAEIDYAPEESNYTLALTTLATQLHRRSLVVIFTDFADPTSAELMLRASGRLLDRHLVLFVVLRDAELTALAHDKPEDSTDVSRAVTAHALLRERAIVIARLQRMGAHVLEAGHDEIGTRLVSSYIELKRRSLL; translated from the coding sequence ATGATCTATCCGACGGCCCGGGCTGTCATCCTTGCGGGGCTCGGCGCGCCCGTCGCGCTGGTCATCGGCGTGGTCATTCCCCAATTCTGGTATCTGGGCCTCGTCTGGATCGTCATGATTGCCGCGTTGATCGGCCTTGATGCGTTGACCGCAAAGCGCAGCGGGCAACTTGATTCCGAAATCGAAAAACCGGCAACGATCGGCGTGGGATCGCCCTTCACTGTAACCAGCCGGTTGCGGTTTCTCGCTTCTGACGGGACCGTTGATCGCCGCAACGCGCCCAACCGCATCGAACTCGCTCTCAGCGTAGACGATAAGCTGGATGGGGGTGGTGGCCGACGGACTGAAGGCCCCATGATCGACGGGCAAGCCGAGGTCGACCAGATCTTTACCCCAAACCGCCGCGGAAAGGCGCAAATCGGCCATTTATGGGCGCGTTGGACCGGGCCATTGGGCCTCGCCTGGGTGCAGAGACGCGATCATTTTGGCGCCGAGATCATCGTCACCCCCGATATCGGCTTCATACAGGACAAGGGAATCCAGCTCTATTTGCGCGACGCGGCCTATGGCCTGATCGCGCAGCTTGATCGCGGCGATGGTACCGAATTTGATTCAATGACCGAGTTTCAATCCGGCATGGACAGGCGAACGATCGATTGGAAACAGTCGGCCCGGCATACCGAGTTGCTGGCCAAGGAATATCGCACCGAACGCAACAATCATATTGTCTTCGCGCTCGATTGCGGGCGTACCATGTGCGAACCGGTTGCCGGATTGCCGCGCGTTGACCGAGCCATATCGGCAGCCCTGCTGACCGCCTATGTCGCCCTGCGGGCCGGTGACAGGACAAGCCTGTTTGCCTTTTCCGGGCGCCCCCAGATCGCCAGCCCCACGGTTACCGGCACACGCAACTTTTCGACGCTGCAACGAAGCGCAGCCGAAATCGACTATGCGCCGGAAGAGAGCAATTACACCTTGGCGCTGACAACGCTCGCGACCCAGCTCCACCGCCGGTCTCTGGTGGTGATCTTTACGGATTTTGCCGACCCGACAAGCGCTGAGCTTATGCTCCGTGCCTCGGGCCGGCTGCTCGATCGGCATTTGGTGCTGTTCGTGGTGCTGCGCGATGCCGAGCTGACCGCGCTGGCGCATGACAAGCCGGAAGATTCCACGGACGTTTCGCGCGCCGTTACCGCCCATGCCCTGCTGCGCGAGCGCGCCATCGTCATCGCCCGGCTCCAGCGAATGGGCGCGCATGTGCTCGAAGCCGGTCATGATGAGATCGGCACGCGGCTCGTATCCAGCTATATCGAACTCAAGCGCCGGAGCCTGCTCTGA